The Triticum dicoccoides isolate Atlit2015 ecotype Zavitan chromosome 6A, WEW_v2.0, whole genome shotgun sequence genome has a window encoding:
- the LOC119318874 gene encoding BTB/POZ and MATH domain-containing protein 2-like, whose product MAFAGVSLIADGRLCASTESVVDSGADSGYHLLVVEGYSRTKETAPNGECIQSRPFIVGGRRWKVEYYPNGFDRSNEDFISVFLVQDEYLRNQVQAHVAFSFIDQPELRVPKLIRQKQPCRFYGDHSLSDQPGGFVTRGAFERSSHLKNDSFVLRCDVVVLDKKDDESDEEEEEEEEEDDDELARPFIKLPPSDLPSHFSDLFLSKEGADITFEVGGKEFAARRCVLAARCTVFKTQLFGAMDKGATAPSVEKIDGIEANVFKGLLTFIYTDGMPDFKDPSLLLQLLEAAERYDLQKLKLICEEKFANLICKNRIAQVIVVAERRRCCWLKEACLEFIKTHTSLHRVFTADGLEQIIRTCRPSVLKELISKFASQEGAAVGAVVEGANDTGTSGQAEDGGERDAGSKKRKMDAA is encoded by the exons ATGGCCTTCGCTGGTGTATCTCTCATCGCCGACGGCAGGCTGTGCGCCTCCACCGAGTCCGTCGTCGACTCCGGCGCTGACAGCGGGTATCACTTGCTCGTTGTTGAAGGCTACTCGCGCACCAAAGAGACAGCTCCCAACGGGGAGTGCATCCAGTCTCGTCCTTTCATTGTTGGAGGCCGTCGCTGGAAGGTCGAATACTACCCTAATGGCTTTGACAGGAGTAACGAAGACTTCATCTCGGTTTTCCTTGTCCAGGACGAATATCTCAGGAACCAAGTTCAGGCTCACGTTGCCTTCAGTTTCATTGACCAACCTGAGTTGCGAGTACCAAAGCTCATCCGTCAAAAGCAACCATGTCGCTTCTATGGTGACCACAGTCTTAGTGATCAGCCAGGAGGATTTGTGACAAGgggggctttcgaaagatcaagccACCTCAAGAATGACAGCTTCGTACTACGGTGTGATGTTGTTGTCCTCGACAAGAAGGACGACGAGagcgatgaggaagaggaggaggaggaggaggaggacgacgacgagctTGCTCGTCCGTTCATCAAATTGCCACCGTCCGACTTGCCAAGCCATTTTAGCGACCTGTTCCTAAGCAAGGAGGGTGCCGACATTACGTTCGAGGTTGGCGGCAAGGAGTTTGCTGCACGTCGGTGCGTGCTTGCAGCCAGATGTACCGTCTTCAAAACACAGCTCTTTGGCGCCATGGACAAGGGCGCTACTGCACCAAgtgtggagaagatagatggcatcgaAGCGAATGTCTTCAAGGGCCTGCTTACTTTCATCTACACTGACGGAATGCCTGATTTCAAGGACCCAAGCTTGCTGCTGCAGTTGCTTGAAGCTGCGGAAAGATACGATCTCCAAAAGTTGAAGTTGATCTGTGAAGAGAAGTTTGCCAATCTGATATGCAAAAACAGGATTGCACAAGTTATTGTCGTGGCTGAGCGGAGACGGTGCTGCTGGTTGAAGGAGGCCTGCTTGGAATTCATCAAAACTCACACGAGTTTGCATAGAGTTTTTACGGCCGATGGCCTGGAGCAGATAATCAGGACCTGCCGCCCCTCCGTTCTCAAGGAGCTCATCTCCAAGTTTGCTTCACAAGAAGGGGCAG CGGTGGGTGCTGTTGTGGAAGGGGCAAATGATACTGGCACAAGTGGCCAAGCTGAAGACGGAGGCGAACGTGATGCTGGATCGAAGAAGCGTAAGATGGATGCGGCATAG
- the LOC119318871 gene encoding probable LRR receptor-like serine/threonine-protein kinase PAM74, producing the protein MAMCSMMDALLFLMWMGILLSLHAGKSDHEDYAMYEEETSLHVDLRRFTYIELKLITNDFQSIIGKGGFGIVYHGKLENGDEVAVKVLMETSIAESTDFFPEVQTLSKVHHKNLVTLKGYCQNKKCLALIYDFMSRGNLQQLIRGGDDYSLNWEQRLHIALDAAQGLEYLHESCTPSIVHRDVKTPNILLDKNLVGIISDFGLSRAFNDAHTHISTVAAGTLGYLDPEYHATFQLTVKTDVYSFGIVLLEIITGQPPVLMEPQTFHLPNWVRHKIAMGNIHDIMDKRLLDQYDASSLQSVVDLAMNCVENAAIHRPTMTEVVSRLKALLPVVSSEKLSVSASTGSMNPMDAEIRRQFQLTISGVSNEENSFQSGYGGGMSELIHLSGR; encoded by the exons ATGGCGATG tgttcaatgaTGGACGCACTGTTGTTTTTGATGTGGATGGGAATTCTTCTTTCTCTGCATGCAG GTAAGTCAGACCATGAGGATTATGCCATGTATGAAGAGGAAACTTCCCTGCATGTTGACCTCAGACGATTCACGTACATAGAGCTCAAGCTCATAACAAACGACTTCCAATCAATCATTGGAAAAGGAGGTTTTGGTATTGTTTATCATGGCAAACTGGAAAATGGTGATGAAGTAGCCGTTAAGGTGCTGATGGAAACATCAATTGCGGAGTCAACAGACTTCTTCCCTGAG GTACAAACCTTGTCCAAAGTTCATCACAAGAATCTTGTGACTTTGAAAGGATATTGCCAAAACAAGAAGTGCCTCGCTCTCATTTATGACTTCATGTCGAGAGGGAATCTTCAACAGCTCATAAGAGGAG GAGATGACTATAGTTTGAATTGGGAACAACGACTTCATATTGCACTTGATGCTGCACAAG GGCTGGAGTATCTACACGAGTCTTGCACCCCATCAATAGTTCACAGAGATGTAAAGACCCCCAACATCCTTCTAGACAAGAATCTTGTGGGGATAATATCTGATTTTGGGCTTTCCCGggcttttaatgatgctcacacacACATATCTACTGTTGCTGCTGGCACTCTTGGCTACCTCGACCCcgagtaccatgcaactttccaactcACAGTCAAGACAGATGTTTATAGCTTTGGCATCGTGCTTTTGGAGATCATCACTGGCCAGCCCCCAGTATTGATGGAGCCTCAAACCTTTCATCTACCAAACTGGGTACGCCATAAGATTGCCATGGGAAATATTCATGACATCATGGACAAGAGATTGTTGGATCAGTACGATGCCAGTTCACTCCAGAGTGTGGTAGACCTCGCCATGAACTGCGTCGAAAACGCGGCCATCCACCGGCCGACCATGACCGAGGTTGTTTCAAGGCTCAAAGCGTTGTTGCCAGTAGTTTCTAGCGAGAAGTTGTCTGTTTCTGCTTCAACTGGTAGTATGAACCCCATGGATGCTGAAATTCGAAGGCAATTTCAGTTGACGATTTCTGGAGTAAGCAACGAGGAGAACTCCTTCCAGTCTGGTTATGGCGGTGGGATGTCGGAATTAATCCATTTATCTGGACGGTGA